Proteins encoded by one window of Mycolicibacterium sp. ND9-15:
- a CDS encoding glycosyltransferase family 2 protein encodes MPDCPVTVVLPCLNEAEALPGVLAAIPAGYRALVVDNNSTDATAEVARRLGAQVVTEKRPGYGAAVHAGVTAATTAVVAVLDADGSLDPGDLPALVAELDRGADMAIGRRRPVEGLKWPWHARLGTAAVCRRLRHRHGLAVHDIAPMRVARRDALLELGVRDRRSGYPLELLVRAAAAGWRVVERDVDYGARTGGKSKVSGSVRGSAVAALDFWRVIS; translated from the coding sequence ATGCCCGACTGTCCGGTCACCGTGGTGCTGCCTTGTCTCAACGAGGCGGAAGCACTGCCCGGTGTGCTCGCGGCCATCCCGGCCGGCTACCGGGCGTTGGTGGTCGACAACAACAGCACCGACGCGACGGCGGAGGTGGCGCGGCGGCTGGGCGCCCAGGTGGTCACCGAGAAGCGCCCCGGGTACGGGGCTGCCGTGCACGCCGGGGTGACGGCGGCGACGACGGCGGTCGTGGCGGTACTGGACGCCGACGGCTCGCTGGATCCCGGTGATCTTCCGGCGCTCGTAGCCGAACTCGACCGCGGCGCGGACATGGCGATCGGGCGGCGCCGACCCGTCGAGGGGCTGAAGTGGCCGTGGCACGCCCGGCTCGGAACCGCGGCGGTGTGCCGGCGGCTACGTCACCGCCACGGCTTGGCCGTACACGACATCGCGCCGATGCGCGTCGCGCGCCGGGACGCGCTGCTCGAACTCGGGGTCCGCGACCGCCGTTCCGGCTATCCGCTCGAGCTGTTGGTCCGGGCGGCGGCCGCGGGCTGGCGTGTCGTCGAACGCGACGTCGACTACGGCGCGCGGACCGGAGGCAAGTCCAAGGTGAGCGGATCTGTGCGCGGCAGCGCGGTGGCCGCGTTGGACTTCTGGCGGGTGATCTCGTGA
- a CDS encoding response regulator transcription factor, translated as MRRVLIADDDTVVRDVVRRYLERDGLDVAIAHDGAEALRLLGSQHIDVAVLDVMMPGADGLTLCRNLRQRGGYSIPVILLTALGEEDDRIAGLEAGADDYLTKPFSPRELALRVRSVLRRAPAPTGRRSLDITVGDLTVSTAARTVTVEGSPLSLTNREFDLLLFFLTHTDVVFSREELLKQVWHWDFGDLSTVTVHVKRLRSKLGEHHRVQTVWGRGYLWSSEARSPEGQSA; from the coding sequence GTGAGGCGCGTACTGATCGCCGACGACGACACCGTCGTGCGCGATGTCGTGCGCCGCTATCTCGAGCGCGACGGCCTCGACGTGGCGATCGCCCACGACGGAGCCGAGGCGCTGCGGCTACTCGGCTCGCAGCACATCGACGTCGCGGTGCTCGACGTGATGATGCCCGGCGCGGACGGGCTGACGCTGTGCCGCAACCTACGCCAGCGCGGCGGCTACTCGATCCCGGTGATCCTGTTGACCGCGCTCGGCGAGGAGGACGACCGGATCGCGGGCCTGGAGGCCGGCGCCGACGACTACCTGACCAAACCGTTCAGCCCGCGCGAACTCGCGTTGCGGGTCCGATCGGTGCTGCGGCGCGCACCCGCGCCGACGGGGCGACGGTCGCTCGACATCACCGTCGGTGATTTGACTGTGTCGACCGCCGCGCGCACTGTCACAGTCGAGGGTTCGCCGCTGTCGCTGACCAACCGCGAATTCGACCTGCTGCTGTTCTTCCTCACCCACACCGATGTCGTGTTCAGCCGCGAGGAGCTTTTGAAACAGGTGTGGCACTGGGATTTCGGTGATCTGTCGACCGTCACGGTGCACGTCAAGCGGTTGCGGTCCAAGCTCGGTGAGCACCACCGGGTACAGACGGTGTGGGGCCGCGGCTATCTGTGGAGCAGCGAAGCGCGCTCACCGGAAGGACAGAGCGCCTAG